Proteins encoded in a region of the Carassius carassius chromosome 49, fCarCar2.1, whole genome shotgun sequence genome:
- the LOC132132382 gene encoding olfactory receptor 2AT4-like → MTSFWKDLVEKNPTLFRECEALVYLIIARYWFNAGATPFHACFFQMELIHYFGTLNSLIMMIMALDRYVAICYSLRYQTVMTNRITYILNATVWVTAFIAPTIATLHTQQLPYCGPKLIVQCYCDHISITSLACAENSKQILVALCVALLVLLLPLAFIIYSYCHIIGSVMRLSSSQSRWKSFATCSTQLCIIALFYVPRCAVYIASFLQIQISRDFRILLILLYSLIPPLINPFIYCLRTQEIRIIVSQWVSRQKTFREMSRINVITL, encoded by the exons ATGACAAGTTTTTGGAAAGACCTTGTTGAAAAGAATCCAACATTG TTTAGAGAATGCGAAGCATTAGTTTATTTAATCATAGCCAGGTACTGGTTTAATGCTGGAGCAACCCCTTTCCATGCTTGCTTCTTCCAAATGGAGCTAATTCACTATTTTGGGACATTAAACTCTCTGATAATGATGATCATGGCCCTCGATCGCTATGTGGCTATTTGTTATTCTCTGAGATACCAGACTGTTATGACTAACCGCATCACGTACATCCTAAATGCAACAGTGTGGGTAACTGCCTTCATCGCTCCCACAATAGCCACCCTGCACACTCAACAGCTTCCTTACTGTGGCCCTAAACTGATTGTTCAATGCTACTGCGACCACATCTCTATTACCAGCCTGGCCTGTGCTGAAAACAGCAAGCAGATATTGGTGGCCTTGTGCGTGGCCCTGCTTGTGCTCCTTCTCCCTCTGGCCTTCATCATTTACTCTTACTGTCACATCATAGGGTCTGTAATGAGGCTGTCGAGCTCTCAGAGTCGCTGGAAAAGTTTCGCCACCTGCAGTACACAGTTGTGCATCATCGCTCTGTTTTATGTGCCTCGCTGTGCCGTGTATATAGCCAGTTTCCTGCAAATCCAAATCAGCAGAGATTTCAGGATACTTCTTATATTGCTTTACAGCCTCATTCCACCACTGATAAACCCCTTCATCTATTGTTTACGTACTCAGGAGATCAGGATAATTGTGAGCCAGTGGGTGAGCAGGCAAAAGACCTTTAGAGAGATGTCCAGAATTAATGTGATcactctataa
- the LOC132132960 gene encoding olfactory receptor 2AT4-like: protein MLQANETTASVVTEFFIVGFPGLQPKYYSLMAAFLLCIYIAVITGNSLIVLLFVIERSLQKPMYIIMLSLSLSDIGFCTVALPKVISRYWFNDGYIGFYVCLFQRQLIHYFGTLNSLIMMIMAIDRYLAICFPLRYLALMTNRTMRLLIGFSWVTAMIAPTISLMQTVKLPFCGPNMITHCFCDSLSMNQLACADATLTNLISYAVAMFVLLVPLSFIIFSYLSILVSVLRIANTQGRMKAFSTCATQLTIIVIYYVPRFVVYTTSNIPNAQMNSSQKIALVMFYSLLPPVVNPFIYFIRIKEIRQFFIKWCVHRNRIISMSLTISK, encoded by the coding sequence ATGTTACAGGCAAATGAAACCACAGCTTCTGTTGTAACAGAGTTTTTCATCGTGGGTTTCCCTGGACTCCAGCCCAAATACTACAGCCTGATGGCAGCGTTTTTGCTCTGCATCTACATCGCTGTGATCACTGGAAACTCCCTCATTGTGCTCCTGTTTGTGATTGAGCGCAGCCTCCAAAAGCCCATGTATATTATCATGCTGAGCTTGTCTTTGTCTGATATTGGTTTTTGCACAGTCGCTCTGCCAAAAGTTATATCTCGCTATTGGTTTAATGACGGTTATATTGGCTTCTACGTTTGTCTGTTTCAAAGGCAGCTGATTCACTATTTTGGTACCCTGAACTCTCTAATTATGATGATCATGGCAATTGATCGGTACTTGGCGATCTGTTTCCCACTAAGATACCTTGCTTTAATGACTAACCGCACTATGAGGCTTCTAATAGGGTTTTCCTGGGTTACTGCAATGATTGCTCCAACCATTAGCTTAATGCAGACAGTGAAACTCCCATTCTGTGGGCCAAACATGATCACTCATTGTTTCTGTGATTCTCTATCTATGAACCAACTGGCCTGTGCTGATGCCACCCTCACAAATCTCATTTCATATGCTGTGGCAATGTTTGTGCTTCTCGTGCCATTGTCTTTCATCATCTTTTCTTATTTAAGTATCCTGGTGTCTGTACTTCGAATTGCAAACACACAGGGCCGAATGAAAGCCTTTTCTACCTGTGCAACACAGCTGACTATCATTGTCATCTATTATGTGCCCCGTTTTGTGGTTTACACCACTTCTAACATCCCAAACGCTCAGATGAACAGCAGTCAGAAGATCGCCCTGGTCATGTTCTACAGTCTGCTTCCACCTGTAGTGAACCCCTTCATCTACTTCATCAGGATCAAAGAAATCAGACAGTTCTTTATCAAATGGTGTGTCCACAGAAACAGGATTATCAGTATGTCGTTAACTATTTCTAAATGA